The sequence atttaaaaaatataaaaaaactttttggACCTTTttcttattaatttttttttatttttaatacaaaaaaaaaaataaaaaaaaaaaaaaatatataaattattttatttacattgtttattattacttttttttttttttaaatttaatcttttaaacTATGACCTTTACcagaaaatgatttaaattttgtatcTTCATtctttgtattattattatttgaattattattattattattattattattattgttattattattattattattattattattatttgtatttaaagtttttggACTTGTACCTAAAGGAGTACCAACCTTACCATCCAATCTTGCACCTGTACCAGCAAAAGCTTTGAATTTTGGTTCATCATCAGAATCACTATCGCTATCGGATTcatcttttttctttttacctCCAGGAATTGGTTTAGCAGATGTTGAAGCAGGTCCAAATGTTAAACCTTTTGATGGTCCACTAACATGTGAACCTGGTGATGaagttgatggtgatgtaGCTTCTTTTGAATCCATTGGTGGTGCAAAATCAACAGAAACATCTGcttcaataattgaaattgcaTTGGCTGGTTTTAATTCAACTACTTTTAAGTAATATTTTGTATTATTGTAATCAATcataatttcatcatcttttGTTAATGTTGCAAACTTTCTTAGTGAATTCTCCAAAACTGCTTTTGGATTTGAAATATCTATAAAATTTGATGTACGTGGTTGAATTTTTACAAATGTAcctataaaataaataaaataaataaaataataataatattaataaaaaaagtaaataaaaaataataataaaaataataataaaaaaaaaaaataaataaataaaatacaaaccTTTTGCTAATGTcgcatttttaatatcaataaattcaccttcttttaattgaagaTTTTGCATCATCCATAATGGTAAATAACAAATACCTTCTTCTGCAATAAATTCAAGTACACCACAATGTGATTTTTTACCACTAATtggatttgaaatttcaaataacattggatattgaatatttaacCTACTTAAGGCATTTAATGCActtggtggtaataatacttttttatatatataaaaaaaaaaaattttaaaaaaaaaaaatatattattagttatttaattttttaaatatatacataattttattaatattaaactaTAGTTTTTAACTTACTTTTACCACCAGATTCTAAAGAATGTTTTTCTTTTGGTAAGAAACTAATTGGGAAAGCTTTAAACTTTTGTTCGTATCTTCCTGGACCCCCATGATGATGACCCATTACTTCACCTCTTAATGATCTTACATATTCATCGAGATtcatttttctatttttttattggtatatgatatatatgtatataaataataaatattgattttatttgtatagaAAGTAATAATGTTATTGAAgttgttaaaaaattaataaaaaaaaaaaaaaattataaaaattaaaaaaaatgaaaaaattaaattttttttttttttttttttttttttttacttttttaattaatttaaatttattttattttattttatttttttaattgaaatttttgcttttttttttttactttttttattttttatttaattatttttgggCACTTCcaattccaaaaaataatatataataaaatgttaCCTCGTTCACtcaaattaatcaaaaaagtTGGAGAATCAAATGGATTAAGAAATTTTGGGTCACAATCAAATTCAT comes from Dictyostelium discoideum AX4 chromosome 2 chromosome, whole genome shotgun sequence and encodes:
- the ufd1 gene encoding ubiquitin fusion degradation protein UFD1 family protein; amino-acid sequence: MNLDEYVRSLRGEVMGHHHGGPGRYEQKFKAFPISFLPKEKHSLESGGKILLPPSALNALSRLNIQYPMLFEISNPISGKKSHCGVLEFIAEEGICYLPLWMMQNLQLKEGEFIDIKNATLAKGTFVKIQPRTSNFIDISNPKAVLENSLRKFATLTKDDEIMIDYNNTKYYLKVVELKPANAISIIEADVSVDFAPPMDSKEATSPSTSSPGSHVSGPSKGLTFGPASTSAKPIPGGKKKKDESDSDSDSDDEPKFKAFAGTGARLDGKVGTPLGTSPKTLNTNNNNNNNNNNNNNNNNNNNNNSNNNNTKNEDTKFKSFSGKGHSLKD